Proteins from one Catenuloplanes atrovinosus genomic window:
- a CDS encoding YihY/virulence factor BrkB family protein, translating into MSLLHRHRNETKKDNHDKESPARSDAKDAPKDDAGGGPVPPEAGPDSPAQLSGNSLWNAVKRTIAEFQDDNLSDWAAALTYYGVLSIFPGLLVLAAVLGLLGDDTLTRVVDSVRPLLPAETTQILESMAGQLSAADTSSGLIALVGLAGAFWSASGYVGAFMRASNAIYEVPEGRPVWKTLPIRVGVTALVGLMLIACAVIVVFTGGLADRVGSAIGLGEAAVTVWDIAKWPVLLVIVSLMFAVLYWASPNAKTGGFRWVTPGGFVAVLLWVVASAGFGFYVANFGSYNKTYGTLAGIIVFLVWLWISNIAILFGAEMDAELERRRAIAAGTPPDKEPFLELRDDRKVKK; encoded by the coding sequence ATGTCACTACTGCACCGGCACCGCAATGAGACGAAGAAGGACAATCACGACAAGGAGTCACCGGCGCGGAGCGACGCCAAGGACGCGCCCAAGGACGACGCGGGCGGCGGACCGGTGCCACCGGAGGCCGGCCCGGACAGCCCCGCCCAGCTCAGCGGCAACTCACTGTGGAACGCGGTGAAGCGGACGATCGCCGAGTTCCAGGACGACAACCTGTCCGACTGGGCCGCCGCACTCACCTACTACGGCGTCCTGTCCATCTTCCCCGGACTGCTGGTGCTCGCGGCCGTCCTCGGCCTGCTCGGCGACGACACGCTCACCCGCGTGGTGGACAGCGTCCGGCCACTGCTGCCGGCCGAGACCACCCAGATCCTGGAGAGCATGGCCGGCCAGCTCAGCGCCGCCGACACGTCATCCGGCCTGATCGCGCTCGTCGGTCTCGCCGGCGCGTTTTGGTCCGCATCCGGCTACGTGGGCGCGTTCATGCGCGCGTCCAACGCCATCTACGAGGTGCCGGAGGGCCGCCCGGTCTGGAAGACGCTGCCGATCCGGGTCGGCGTCACCGCGCTGGTCGGCCTGATGCTGATCGCCTGCGCGGTCATCGTCGTGTTCACCGGCGGCCTCGCCGACCGGGTCGGCTCCGCGATCGGCCTCGGCGAGGCCGCCGTGACCGTATGGGACATCGCCAAGTGGCCGGTGCTGCTGGTGATCGTCAGCCTGATGTTCGCGGTCCTCTACTGGGCCTCGCCGAACGCCAAGACCGGCGGCTTCCGCTGGGTCACCCCGGGCGGCTTCGTCGCCGTGCTGCTCTGGGTCGTGGCGTCCGCGGGCTTCGGGTTCTACGTGGCGAACTTCGGGTCCTACAACAAGACGTACGGCACGCTGGCCGGCATCATCGTCTTCCTGGTCTGGCTGTGGATCTCCAACATCGCCATCCTGTTCGGCGCGGAGATGGACGCGGAACTGGAGCGGCGGCGCGCGATCGCGGCCGGCACGCCCCCGGACAAGGAGCCGTTCCTGGAGCTGCGCGACGACCGCAAGGTGAAGAAGTAA
- a CDS encoding putative bifunctional diguanylate cyclase/phosphodiesterase, which yields MTRAQRTAVAAACAALAALLTAGVFPASGGALGRGVSSLLTLAVAVTAAVLCLRAARHAGHRLARVSWYLQAAACVAWSSGPAGWAWGNLMAHSSSAPSPLLVGARLAFFALMLAAVWTTSPAVGVRARLRMALDGVVAAAAVFIVVWGAFFGEIWAQAGHDRLGVAFGLTYVLGDMVLLIFWTVLVLTEFPAGRRRGPLLVVAFLATLTGADAAFAYLVLHEGRPFDAVNPGIWALAFAFVAAAAATCRGGTSPRRERSADSRFAVYGPYLPIIPTAVFCGFQLAAGRTPDGAVNLGLVVLFSAVMARQLLVLAENRALLRRLAGSERVLRYKATHDSLTGLGNRAMLTARLRELLPGTPTRLSLVFLDLDDFKEVNDSLGHPAGDTVLITVAQRLVGVLRHTDTVVRLGGDEFAVLLEDFDGDPRAFARRMLDTFEEPFAVAGRRIALGASVGLVEVAEDDPRDAIEVLRDADIAMYAVKRAGKNNIQLFNPGMHHTTSEELELRADLVRALDEGQLHAAYQPICDAVTGEVRGFEALARWTHPTRGPIRPDRFIEIAERAQLSRRITSVMLDHALSDLRAWIDSGARANLRVTVNVGAAELSDPALPDRLGDALSRWGLLGDNLVIEITETALMDDPEDVVAAIRRIQALGIDLAIDDFGTGYSSLARLSRFNVEALKIDKLFVAELGTPRGRDMVAALIALARSCGMSTVAEGVEEPAQRDALRDLGCDYLQGYLLSRPVPAAEVPPLLAARVS from the coding sequence ATGACCCGTGCACAGCGGACCGCCGTCGCCGCCGCGTGCGCCGCGCTTGCCGCGCTGCTGACCGCCGGCGTGTTCCCCGCGTCCGGCGGCGCGCTCGGCCGTGGCGTGTCGTCGCTGCTCACGCTCGCGGTGGCGGTCACCGCGGCGGTGCTCTGCCTGCGCGCGGCGCGGCACGCCGGGCACCGCCTCGCCCGGGTCTCCTGGTATCTCCAGGCCGCCGCGTGCGTGGCCTGGTCGTCCGGACCGGCCGGCTGGGCCTGGGGCAACCTGATGGCGCACTCCTCGTCGGCGCCGTCCCCGCTGCTGGTCGGCGCCCGGCTGGCGTTCTTCGCGCTGATGCTGGCGGCCGTGTGGACCACGTCCCCGGCCGTCGGCGTCCGGGCCCGGCTGCGGATGGCGCTCGACGGCGTGGTCGCGGCCGCGGCCGTGTTCATCGTGGTGTGGGGTGCGTTCTTCGGCGAGATCTGGGCGCAGGCGGGCCACGACCGGCTCGGCGTCGCGTTCGGGCTGACGTACGTGCTCGGCGACATGGTGCTGCTGATCTTCTGGACCGTGCTGGTGCTCACCGAGTTCCCGGCCGGTCGCCGGCGCGGCCCGCTGCTGGTCGTGGCGTTCCTGGCCACGCTCACCGGCGCGGACGCCGCGTTCGCCTACCTGGTGCTGCACGAGGGCCGCCCGTTCGACGCGGTCAACCCGGGCATCTGGGCGCTGGCGTTCGCGTTCGTCGCCGCGGCGGCCGCGACGTGCCGGGGCGGTACCTCGCCGCGCCGCGAGCGGAGCGCCGACTCGCGGTTCGCGGTCTACGGTCCGTACCTGCCGATCATCCCCACGGCGGTGTTCTGCGGCTTCCAGCTCGCGGCCGGGCGTACGCCGGACGGTGCCGTGAACCTCGGCCTGGTCGTGCTGTTCTCGGCCGTGATGGCCCGCCAGTTGCTGGTGCTCGCGGAGAATCGCGCGCTGCTGCGCCGGCTCGCCGGCAGTGAGCGGGTGCTCCGGTACAAGGCCACCCACGACTCGCTGACCGGGCTCGGCAACCGGGCGATGCTCACCGCGCGCCTGCGCGAGCTGCTGCCCGGCACGCCCACCCGGCTGAGTCTCGTCTTCCTGGACCTGGACGACTTCAAGGAGGTCAACGACAGCCTCGGCCACCCGGCCGGCGACACCGTGCTGATCACGGTCGCGCAGCGGCTGGTCGGCGTGCTGCGGCACACCGACACCGTGGTCCGGCTCGGCGGTGACGAGTTCGCCGTGCTGCTGGAAGACTTCGACGGCGACCCTCGCGCGTTCGCCCGGCGCATGCTGGACACGTTCGAGGAGCCGTTCGCGGTGGCCGGCCGCCGGATCGCGCTCGGCGCCAGCGTCGGCCTGGTCGAGGTGGCCGAGGACGACCCGCGCGACGCCATCGAGGTGCTCCGGGACGCGGACATCGCCATGTACGCGGTGAAGCGCGCCGGCAAGAACAACATCCAGCTGTTCAACCCCGGCATGCACCACACCACGTCGGAGGAACTGGAGCTGCGCGCCGACCTGGTCCGCGCGCTCGACGAGGGGCAACTGCACGCGGCGTACCAGCCGATCTGCGACGCCGTCACCGGCGAGGTCCGCGGCTTCGAGGCGCTGGCCCGCTGGACGCACCCCACGCGCGGCCCGATCCGCCCGGACCGCTTCATCGAGATCGCGGAACGCGCGCAGCTCAGCCGCAGGATCACCTCCGTCATGCTGGATCACGCGCTGTCCGACCTGCGGGCCTGGATCGACTCCGGCGCCCGCGCCAACCTCAGGGTCACGGTCAACGTGGGCGCGGCCGAGCTGAGCGACCCCGCGCTGCCGGACCGCCTCGGTGACGCGCTCTCCCGCTGGGGCCTGCTCGGCGACAACCTGGTCATCGAGATCACCGAGACCGCGCTGATGGACGACCCGGAGGACGTGGTCGCCGCGATTCGCCGCATCCAGGCACTCGGCATCGACCTGGCGATCGACGACTTCGGCACCGGCTACTCGTCGCTGGCCCGGCTCAGCCGCTTCAACGTCGAGGCCCTCAAGATCGACAAACTGTTCGTCGCGGAACTCGGCACGCCGCGCGGCCGGGACATGGTGGCGGCGCTGATCGCGCTGGCCCGTTCCTGCGGCATGTCCACGGTCGCCGAGGGCGTGGAGGAGCCGGCCCAGCGCGACGCACTGCGCGACCTCGGCTGCGACTACCTCCAGGGCTACCTGCTGTCCCGCCCGGTCCCGGCCGCCGAGGTGCCGCCGCTGCTCGCGGCGAGGGTCTCCTAG
- a CDS encoding ADP-ribosylglycohydrolase family protein: MRELARESRVRGCLLGGAVGDALGNPVEFDREPGVTDLELSADGLALITDDTQMTLFTVEGLIRSGGSGIPEAVYQAHRRWYDTQWLPGPPEHADGLAARPFLYARRAPGNACLSGLQLGRMGTFAHPANPDSKGCGSVMRSAPFGLWPAVSAEDAFARAAECAVHTHGHPTGYLAAGTFAAIVRHLLDGDDVRTATERAIGILTARERHEETLTALRRALDTPYAAGNAGIERIGLGWIAEEALAMAVYAALAFEEPDRTRDALLVSVNHAGDSDSTGAICGNLLGARHGEEALPAAWVARLEGLDTIGEIADDLVKAGA; the protein is encoded by the coding sequence ATGAGGGAGCTGGCGCGCGAGTCCCGGGTCCGTGGTTGTCTGCTCGGCGGAGCGGTCGGGGACGCGCTCGGCAACCCGGTGGAGTTCGATCGCGAGCCCGGGGTCACCGACCTGGAGCTGTCCGCCGACGGCCTCGCGCTGATCACCGACGACACGCAGATGACGCTGTTCACCGTCGAGGGCCTGATCCGGTCCGGCGGCAGCGGCATCCCCGAGGCCGTCTATCAGGCCCATCGTCGCTGGTACGACACGCAGTGGCTGCCCGGCCCGCCGGAGCACGCGGACGGGCTCGCCGCCCGGCCGTTCCTCTACGCGCGGCGCGCACCGGGCAACGCCTGCCTCAGCGGTCTCCAGCTCGGCCGGATGGGCACGTTCGCGCACCCGGCGAACCCGGACTCCAAGGGCTGCGGCTCGGTCATGCGGTCCGCGCCGTTCGGCCTGTGGCCGGCGGTGAGTGCGGAGGACGCGTTCGCCCGCGCGGCCGAGTGCGCGGTGCACACCCACGGCCACCCGACCGGTTACCTGGCCGCCGGCACGTTCGCCGCGATCGTCCGCCACCTGCTGGACGGCGACGACGTCCGCACCGCGACCGAGCGTGCCATCGGCATCCTGACCGCGCGCGAGCGGCACGAGGAGACGCTGACCGCGCTGCGCCGGGCGCTGGACACGCCGTACGCTGCGGGTAACGCCGGCATCGAGCGGATCGGGCTCGGCTGGATCGCGGAGGAGGCGCTGGCCATGGCGGTCTACGCGGCGCTCGCGTTCGAGGAGCCGGACCGGACCCGGGACGCGCTGCTCGTCTCCGTCAACCACGCGGGCGACAGCGACTCCACCGGCGCCATCTGCGGCAATCTGCTCGGCGCCCGGCACGGCGAGGAGGCGCTGCCCGCCGCGTGGGTCGCCCGCCTCGAAGGTCTGGACACGATCGGCGAGATCGCCGACGACCTGGTGAAGGCGGGGGCATGA
- a CDS encoding WXG100 family type VII secretion target — protein MARNWGEESWENIVNQVVIDGRPGDLRTAALGWEAVLRNLNSVKTSLDQNVKDLGTVWKGEAYEAFKKHIETISEKIQKVADEANGGGGGGVVASLNKTADDLHAAQEKIPIPIAMQPDVMEARNSYLTIPIGSFENAIKVDIAGAMGAYRDLGNALTGGLAQKVWTAVQDAVTNGSDEALGYWKTLNGQVADTTEVTPAGTPVDVANQTPYEQVPTGSGGPSGGVGGVSGGGGMGGAPKLGADPSGIGSGGIPGGGAYDPTGGSPYTPPINDGTSGFDPDAGTGYTPGVDTGFDPKTGSGTGLAGAGGGLGTGGLGGGGLGSGGLSGLGAGGLGAGGGSGGGIGSGGLPGGGALGKPVSGAALGGMAGMAGMGGMGAGAGARGAGKGGAGKGGKPMLSGGVAGGKSGAGRPGAAGLAGMGGGPGAGFGGEEERSTWLQEDEDVWGGGDAAPGVLR, from the coding sequence ATGGCGCGCAATTGGGGCGAGGAGTCCTGGGAGAACATCGTCAACCAGGTGGTCATCGACGGCCGTCCCGGTGACCTGCGGACCGCGGCGCTCGGCTGGGAGGCGGTGCTGCGCAACCTGAACAGCGTCAAGACCAGCCTCGACCAGAACGTCAAGGACCTGGGCACCGTCTGGAAGGGCGAGGCCTACGAGGCCTTCAAGAAGCACATCGAGACCATCTCGGAGAAGATCCAGAAGGTCGCGGACGAGGCGAACGGCGGCGGTGGCGGCGGCGTGGTCGCGAGTCTCAACAAGACGGCCGACGACCTGCACGCGGCGCAGGAGAAGATCCCGATCCCGATCGCCATGCAGCCCGACGTGATGGAGGCGCGGAACTCATACCTGACCATCCCGATCGGCTCGTTCGAGAACGCGATCAAGGTGGACATCGCGGGTGCGATGGGCGCCTACCGGGATCTCGGCAACGCGCTGACCGGCGGGCTCGCGCAGAAGGTGTGGACCGCGGTGCAGGACGCGGTCACCAACGGCAGCGACGAGGCGCTGGGCTACTGGAAGACGCTGAACGGGCAGGTCGCCGACACGACCGAGGTGACGCCGGCCGGTACCCCCGTCGACGTTGCCAACCAGACGCCCTACGAGCAGGTGCCCACCGGCAGCGGCGGCCCAAGCGGCGGCGTCGGCGGGGTCAGCGGTGGCGGTGGCATGGGCGGCGCGCCGAAGCTGGGCGCGGACCCGTCCGGCATCGGCTCCGGTGGCATTCCCGGCGGCGGCGCCTACGACCCGACCGGCGGAAGCCCGTACACGCCGCCGATCAACGACGGCACCAGCGGGTTCGACCCGGACGCGGGTACCGGCTACACGCCCGGCGTCGACACCGGCTTCGATCCGAAGACCGGCTCCGGCACCGGGCTGGCCGGCGCGGGCGGCGGGCTGGGCACCGGCGGTCTCGGTGGCGGTGGCCTCGGCTCCGGCGGCCTCAGCGGCCTGGGCGCGGGCGGTCTCGGCGCGGGCGGCGGCTCCGGCGGCGGCATCGGCTCCGGCGGCCTTCCCGGCGGCGGCGCGCTCGGCAAGCCGGTCAGCGGCGCCGCGCTCGGCGGGATGGCCGGCATGGCGGGCATGGGCGGCATGGGTGCCGGCGCGGGCGCGCGGGGCGCGGGCAAGGGAGGTGCCGGAAAGGGCGGCAAGCCGATGCTCTCCGGCGGCGTGGCCGGCGGCAAGAGCGGCGCCGGCCGCCCGGGCGCGGCCGGGCTGGCCGGCATGGGCGGCGGACCCGGCGCCGGCTTCGGCGGCGAGGAGGAGCGCAGCACCTGGCTCCAGGAGGACGAGGACGTCTGGGGCGGCGGCGACGCCGCACCGGGCGTGCTGCGCTGA
- a CDS encoding D-arabinono-1,4-lactone oxidase, translating into MTVTNWAGNVTFGAARVHSPGTLDELREVVAASERLRPLGTGHSFNRIADTDGDLVSVASLPSTVHIDSLASEVTVSAGVRYGELASRLHAAGYALHNLASLPHISVAGAVATGTHGSGVASPGLGAAVTGLRLVTADGELLELRRDDPRLAGAVVSLGALGIVVDVTLRVRPTFDLAQYVYERLPWSQLSTGWPEIMGAGYSVSLFTDWTDSVINQIWVKRDPADAPLPTRWHGATIAETPLHPVPGMSAVNCTEQGGVPGPWHERLPHFRLDFTPSSGAELQTEYLLPATNALAALEAVDSIRDRVAPVLQISEIRTIAADDLWLSPSHGRDSVAIHFTWHPDADAVAPVVEALEERLAPFDARPHWGKVFATDPAALRARYPRFPDFLALRAELDPSGKLINPMLGRYLGL; encoded by the coding sequence ATGACGGTCACGAACTGGGCGGGGAACGTCACGTTCGGGGCTGCCCGGGTGCACTCGCCCGGCACGCTGGACGAACTGCGCGAGGTCGTGGCGGCGAGCGAGCGGCTGCGCCCGCTGGGCACCGGCCACTCGTTCAACCGGATCGCGGACACCGACGGTGACCTGGTCTCGGTCGCGTCGCTGCCCTCCACCGTGCACATCGACTCGCTCGCCAGCGAGGTCACCGTGAGCGCGGGCGTCCGCTACGGCGAACTCGCCTCCCGGCTGCACGCGGCCGGGTACGCGCTGCACAACCTGGCGTCGCTGCCGCACATCTCGGTGGCCGGCGCGGTCGCCACCGGTACGCACGGCTCCGGCGTCGCCAGCCCGGGCCTCGGCGCGGCCGTCACCGGCCTGCGCCTGGTCACCGCGGACGGCGAACTGCTGGAGCTGCGCCGGGACGACCCGCGGCTGGCCGGCGCGGTGGTCAGCCTCGGCGCGCTCGGCATCGTCGTCGACGTCACGCTGCGCGTCCGCCCCACGTTCGACCTCGCGCAGTACGTCTACGAGCGTCTTCCCTGGTCGCAGCTGTCCACCGGCTGGCCGGAGATCATGGGCGCGGGCTACTCGGTCAGCCTGTTCACGGACTGGACCGACTCGGTGATCAACCAGATCTGGGTCAAGCGCGACCCGGCGGACGCGCCGCTGCCCACGCGCTGGCACGGCGCCACCATCGCCGAGACGCCGCTGCACCCGGTCCCCGGCATGTCTGCGGTGAACTGCACGGAGCAGGGCGGCGTGCCGGGCCCGTGGCACGAGCGCCTCCCCCACTTCCGCCTCGACTTCACGCCCAGCAGCGGCGCCGAGCTGCAGACGGAGTACCTGCTCCCGGCCACGAACGCGCTGGCCGCGCTGGAGGCGGTGGACTCGATCCGCGACCGGGTCGCGCCGGTGCTGCAGATCTCCGAGATCCGCACGATCGCGGCCGACGACCTCTGGCTCAGCCCGAGTCACGGCCGGGACAGCGTGGCGATCCACTTCACCTGGCACCCCGACGCGGACGCGGTCGCACCGGTCGTCGAGGCGCTGGAGGAGCGGCTCGCGCCGTTCGACGCCCGGCCGCACTGGGGCAAGGTCTTCGCCACCGACCCGGCCGCGCTGCGCGCCCGCTACCCGCGCTTCCCCGACTTCCTGGCGCTGCGCGCCGAGCTGGACCCGTCCGGCAAGCTGATCAACCCGATGCTCGGCCGCTATCTCGGCCTTTAG
- a CDS encoding S8 family serine peptidase, with protein MRPTRARRHRTGGVIRFTAATLAAMLAGGALFVSPSAAVAAPTIAERQQWYFDLLRISEAQKISNGAGVVVGVVDSGVDASHPDLQGQVLPGKGVNGEAADGRSDREDGHGTGMAGTIAGIGGGPNRMTGIAPGVKILPYAVGADDQSMELGAAGIRWAADNGAKVINLSWGGGTVTPQYLADAVNYALSKDVVVVAAAGNLSEGAREVITPARIRGVIAVTGIGTDGAFWAAQSAQGRGAVLSAPAQDIIGPQPPALSESGYGIGGGTSAAAAIVSGVAAMVRAKYPDLDAANVIERLIRTADDKGPEGWDGQYGDGIVNPVAALTEDVPAVDRNPLLGDDTDGGTAAEPAPEDDGLAGNTVLLIAGGICLLLVVVVVVAIIAAASRGNKRRPGPPMPVGAPGPYPQPGPYPPQQGGYPPQQGSPGYPPPQPGPPGYPPQQQYPPQPGPQYPPPGPPYRG; from the coding sequence GTGAGGCCCACCAGAGCCCGGCGCCACCGTACCGGCGGGGTGATCCGGTTCACGGCAGCCACGCTGGCCGCGATGCTGGCCGGCGGCGCGCTGTTCGTGTCGCCGTCCGCCGCGGTCGCGGCGCCGACGATCGCGGAGCGTCAGCAGTGGTACTTCGACCTCCTCAGGATCTCCGAGGCGCAGAAGATCAGCAACGGCGCGGGCGTCGTGGTCGGCGTCGTGGACTCGGGCGTCGACGCCTCGCATCCTGATCTCCAGGGCCAGGTCCTTCCCGGCAAGGGCGTGAACGGCGAGGCCGCGGACGGCCGGTCCGACCGGGAGGACGGGCACGGCACCGGCATGGCCGGGACCATCGCCGGCATCGGCGGCGGGCCGAACCGGATGACCGGGATCGCGCCGGGCGTGAAGATCCTGCCGTACGCCGTGGGCGCCGACGACCAGAGCATGGAGCTCGGCGCGGCCGGCATCCGCTGGGCGGCGGACAACGGCGCCAAGGTCATCAACCTCTCCTGGGGCGGCGGCACCGTGACGCCCCAGTACCTCGCGGACGCGGTCAACTACGCGCTCAGCAAGGACGTGGTGGTGGTCGCCGCGGCCGGAAACCTCTCGGAGGGCGCCCGCGAGGTGATCACGCCCGCGCGGATCCGGGGCGTCATCGCGGTGACCGGCATCGGCACCGACGGCGCGTTCTGGGCCGCCCAGTCCGCCCAGGGCAGGGGTGCGGTGCTGTCCGCGCCGGCCCAGGACATCATCGGCCCGCAGCCGCCCGCGCTGTCCGAGAGCGGCTACGGCATCGGCGGCGGCACCAGCGCGGCCGCCGCGATCGTCTCCGGGGTGGCGGCGATGGTCCGGGCGAAGTACCCCGACCTCGACGCGGCCAACGTGATCGAGCGGCTGATCCGGACCGCGGACGACAAGGGCCCCGAGGGCTGGGACGGCCAGTACGGCGACGGCATCGTCAACCCGGTCGCCGCGCTTACCGAGGACGTGCCGGCGGTGGACCGGAACCCGCTGCTGGGCGACGACACCGACGGCGGCACCGCGGCCGAGCCCGCGCCGGAGGACGACGGCCTCGCCGGCAACACGGTGCTGCTGATCGCCGGCGGCATCTGCCTGCTCCTGGTGGTCGTGGTCGTCGTGGCGATCATCGCGGCCGCGTCGCGTGGCAACAAGCGCCGCCCCGGCCCGCCGATGCCGGTCGGCGCTCCCGGACCGTATCCGCAGCCGGGACCGTATCCACCGCAGCAGGGCGGCTATCCGCCACAGCAGGGCTCCCCGGGATACCCGCCGCCGCAGCCGGGACCTCCGGGATACCCGCCGCAGCAGCAGTACCCACCGCAGCCCGGCCCGCAATACCCGCCGCCCGGTCCGCCGTACCGCGGCTGA